In the Arachis stenosperma cultivar V10309 chromosome 8, arast.V10309.gnm1.PFL2, whole genome shotgun sequence genome, CTTCTGAGGATCCCCATCAAACATCTTGCGTGCCTCAGGTGCGTTTCGAAGCTATGGAACACTCTCATTTCCaatccccattttgcaaaatcCCATCTTGATCACTCTCTCGCACCCTCCCATACATGCCTCTTCCTCCAAGACAATTCTCACGCTTGCTCCGTTGACCTCAATGCACTGCTTCAAGATGATAATGATAGCGTTGATACAAGAGCGATCTCTCTCCCTTTCATGAAGAAGCCACCACCTGTTTTCCATCTTCTTGGTTCTTGCAGAGGGTTCGTACTCTTACAATGCAAACCACAGTTTCTTATCCTATGGAACCCGCTCACTGGTTCCAGCAAAAGAATCTCATACTCTTATATGGATAATGCCGCAACAAGCAATGTTGAGGTCTTTTGCTTTTTCCATGATGTGCTTCTATATGGCTTTGGTTACGATGCGTCACAAGATGACTATGTAGTGGTTGTAGCATATGAGGGTAAAGACGGCGAAAACCATTTTGATTTGTGTTGTTTGAGAAGCAATTCATGGATTAATCTCGATGCTGAACTCCCCAAATCATTGGATTGGTCTGACTTGAAACCTAATGGGTTGTTCTGTAACGCTATTCACTGGTCTACTTATGAGTTCTTGAATGACATTCTTATCTTTGATCTGAAGGAAAGAAGTTTCTCCAAGATAGAAGTGGTGGCAATAGGAAGAGTCCTGTTTAGACCCAATTTTGTCCTGGTAGGAGGGTGCGTATTTGTATGAAGAGAATACAACTGAGATATGGGTGATAAAAGAATACAAAGTGCAGTCGTCTTGGACCCTCTATGAAATTCCTCTCAAATACTTTAAGCCTCTGTGCTTATCTGCTAATGGGAATATTATTCGAAGATGTCATCCTTCAGATGATGAAATAGTGTTCTACATATATAATGTCGTGGAGTGCTGCTCAAACATTCTCGGTATCTTTATGGTGAGCTTTCCAACCGCATAAAATTTGTTGTGCATGCGAACAGTCTCATGGCGGTCTCTAGCAGCATCAAGGATAAGAAGATGAAAAAGGGTATGTAATGTGTGCTTTGCACCATTTTGTTGCAGTTAATTTTGCCTGCATTATGATTGATTAGAAAGAATTAAACCTGTCTTGAAACAATTGAGGTTTTTAAAGAttaatattatttctttttagaGTCTAATGCGGTGAGTTTTACTGGTTGATCTTATGCAGGCTGTCAGAATAAAAAAGAGGTCAAACAAGGGAATGGAAACAGGGGTAAACaagggaacaacttggacactTGATTCTGTTGTAAATAAAATGTAGCATTGGCAAGTTGAGCAGGAAAAAAGCTTCTCAAAACTCTTGTTCTTCCAATACTATTACCTCTTTAAATGGTTCTAAAAGGCTTACATAACTAATTGCCTTTCCTTCTATGCATTGATGATTGATGGAAGCAATGTAACAGGTTGTGCAATGTATACACAGAATATCACACTTTAGTGTGAGATTTAACATGTGAACTCCACATTGAAAATTGTGGATTTATCAGTTTATCAATTCACTTTTCTGAATGATTTTCTATTTGCCAAGAGTGAGATGTATTGGCACCATTAAGTTCCATTTTCTGCATATAAGTACATAAATATAACCCATCTTGACGATAAGTCAAGCAAAAGTGGATTGTTATTCAGGGTTCAGTTTTCTGGTAGGAAAGTTAAGCATGTTATTTGGGGGGGATTAAAGAGCTGATAATAGGAGGTGATAAATGCTGAAATGTTACAGAATAATAATATCAGACTTTCCTGCTTCAGCATTATTGTTGCATATCTGAGGTCCTTTGACATAATTATTTCTACTTAAATGTCATAAAACTAGTCTTACACTGTTATTAAATAAACAAGGAAAGGAAAACTCACTCAGTTTTAAAACTAGTCCTtcgagatttatagtatattgaaaaaaaaagttaagaaATCAACATGCATTTTGAAATGACAATAACTAACATGATGAGTGAATATGTTGTTGTACTTATATAACTAACTAGGCCATTCGTTGGAAACCTTTAGTATCATGAACCAGGTGACATTATTAATTGTAAAGTGACATTATTTTTCCTCAAAAGGTGAATTCGAGATATATTACTCTCAATACAATATTTAAGGGAAATCACGTTAACTGACTTAGATTTTGTAGGTTTTCAGGGAAACACCATATGTATTATTTTACACAGATAAAAGTTTGATGTCTCAACAGATAAATTACACATttcttttttaagaaaatatgtacaattggtgttggaatttcAGAAATTATAATGATCCAGCAAGGAACAGTTCATGTGTAGATATTCAGGGGCAACAGCACATGGACAAACATCTCATTCTCCAAATAAAGTTCTTACTCCAATGAATCTGTATTTTCTGTCTTGAGTGAAGTAGTACTAAACAAATTGAACTTGTAGAAACATCACTATGGTGGTTTCCTACTTTCCTTATCACAAGGTAATGGTTAACCCAAGAAATGGAAAATTCTAGCATTCCATGAGAATGAGGGCTTATAACAAGAAACCTGTTTTCAAGCGAAAATAATATGGTTCTTTTCCGGAGATAATTCATGTATAAAATTGAACtataatatatgtaattatGTACAAAATGTCACTTCAAATATCAAAACCAATCAAAGCCCAAGCTAATGCATGATATTTGCAACTCAATTTGTAATGAATGGTACAAGCAGACATGAAAAAGGCCAGATTTGATTCGCCATCGGTTTGCCTAACAGTTGAGAAGCTCCAGTCACAATGTTCTTCAAGCTGCCAATGGTTCCTCCAAAACTGTGGCATTATCAATCATTAGCAGTTAGCCAATTTCCTTTCTCCTTTTACATTTTGCTGTATTGTTATTTATACCCCTAAGCTTAGCATCTTTGAAGGGACATTCAAAAGTGTCGGTCAAAACATTGGTTGAGAGTAAAATCGAAACTTGTTGTCAACCAATTATTAACAGAAGCAAATCTTGATG is a window encoding:
- the LOC130946138 gene encoding F-box/kelch-repeat protein At3g06240-like; the encoded protein is MARCVSKLWNTLISNPHFAKSHLDHSLAPSHTCLFLQDNSHACSVDLNALLQDDNDSVDTRAISLPFMKKPPPVFHLLGSCRGFVLLQCKPQFLILWNPLTGSSKRISYSYMDNAATSNVEVFCFFHDVLLYGFGYDASQDDYVVVVAYEGKDGENHFDLCCLRSNSWINLDAELPKSLDWSDLKPNGLFCNAIHWSTYEFLNDILIFDLKERSFSKIEVVAIGRVLFRPNFVLAVRIKKRSNKGMETGVNKGTTWTLDSVVNKM